A window of Hymenobacter siberiensis genomic DNA:
CTTTCTGTATAATATGCAGAGCAACGCCGGCTGGGCCAACGGCGGGGCCACCATGTACGCCGTGGGTGAATGGGTGGGCTCGTCGAGCCAGATGGATGGCTGGGTAGCCAACGTGAACAACCGCTCGGGCACGTTCGACTTCTCGCTGCGCAACGGCCTGTACAACGTTGTGAGCCAGGGCGGCAGCTTCGACATCGGCACGCTGCCCAGCTACCAGCAAGGCACGCGGGTGGTGAACATCAACGGGACGTATGTGCACCGTACGGTGCCCTTCGTGAACAACCACGACACGATGCGGCCCCAGGTAGATGCCAACGGCAACTACACCGGCTGGAATACCGGCTCGGAGCTGGCCCCGCACATCGACCCGTTCGACCCGCGCCTCTCGGCCGTGTATGCTGCCGCGCTGGCCATGGATGGCTCGCCGATGCTGTTTTTTGAGGACGTGTTCAACGTGGGCAACACCAGCAAGCGCTACGTGCACAGCCCCAAAAGCACCGTGGACCTGCCCACCCGCGACGACCTCGTGAACCTGGTGTGGTGCCACCAGAACCTGCATTTCAAGGACGGCGCGTACAGAGTGCGCTACCAAGCCGCCGACCACCTCGTGATTGAGCGCAGCACCAAGGCCATCATCGGCATCAACGACAACTTCACCACCTGGCAGAACAACACGGTGAGCTGCGATTTCGCGCCCGGTACCGTGCTGAAGGACTATTCCGGGGCAAATGGCACTGCCACCATCACGGTGAGCAGCACCCAGACCGTGGCCATCAACACCCCGCCGTGCAACGGCACGGCCGCCAGCGGCCGCCGGGGCTACTCGGTGTGGGCGCCCACCAACGCCGTGACCGACTACACCCGCCCCGCCCTGACCACCACCCAGGAGTGGGAGCTGGCCAACGACCTCGGCGACTCCGACAGCCGCAGCCTGATGCAGGGTGGTGAGCTGCCGGCCGCCTCCACGGCCTACCGCACGGCCGGCCGCATCTACGTGGCCGCCAACAAAGGCGTCACCTACACCCTTTTCCCCGTCGATGCCACGCGCAGCCTGACGGTGGCCGTGCTCAACAGCGCTGGCACCGTAGTGAGCAGCCAAACCGGCACCGGTACCCTCACGGGCACCTACACGCCCACCACCGAAGGCTGGTACACGCTGAAAGCCAAAAACGCCAGCACCGCCAACCCCAGCCAGGGCGCGTTCGTGAAGGCCACCTACACTGCTCCCACCGTGGTAACCGGCGCCATGACCGGCCGCCGCGATGCCGCCGTGCTGGCTAACACTAAGGAAGTACCCACCGCCGAGGTACTGGTGTACCCCAACCCCACCGCCGCCGACCGCATCGATGTGGTGATTACCGCCAACCGCGAGCAGGCCGCCACCGTGCAGCTGCACGACCTGACGGGCCGCCTGGTGCACCAGGAAACTGTGCGCCTCTACAACGGCACGAACGAGCTGCGCCTCGGCGTGAAGAAGACGCTGCCGGCCGGTATTTACCAGCTGAGCGTACCCGAGTTTCATGTGAGCCAGAAGGTGGCAGTGCAGTAACGACCAGCCATTTTCAATCAAAAAAAAGCCGCTCCGATGAATCGGAGCGGCTTTTTTTTGATTGAAAGAGTCCTGCTGCCCGCTGGCGCGCGTCTGCGACGCGTGCCAGCGGGCAGCAGGACGACCTAAAAAAACACGCTCACATTCAGCTTCGCATAAAATGGCGTGCCGGGCGTGAAGTGCAGCTCATCAACGCCAACGGCAGGCTCGGCGGGCAGGCGGGTCTGGGTGGCGAACTGGGCCTGGTTCCACTCCACGTTCAACAGGTTTTCGGCCGAAGTCCCAATCTGGAAGCGCGGCGTGGTGTAGGCCAGCACAGCATCGAGCAGGAAGTAGCCTTTGGCGCGGATGCTGCCGTCGTCGTTGGCCGGGCGGGAGTCGATGTGGCGGTAGCGCAGGCTGCCGCTCCAGCCTTTCGGGACTTTGTAGGTGAGGCCGCCGGTACTGGTGAAGGTGGGCGCAAGCGGAATGTAGTTGGCCTTTTCGGGCGCGTCGAGCTGGCGGCCGTGGTTGTAGTTGAAGTCGCCATCGAGGAACAACCGGCTTCCCAGCTGGTAGCGCACCGACAAATCGAGGCCGTAGCGCTGGGTGGGGCCGGTACTTTCCACCACGGCGTCATCGCCCACGTACACCAGCTCGTCCTGCAAATACAGGCTCCAGAGGGCGGCATTCACTACCAGACTGGGCAGCGGTTTAAACGTGCTCCCGATTTCGGAGCCGATGGCGCGGGGCAGCACATTGGCATTCACGCCCTGAATCACGCCCCGCGCATCATTCGAGTGGAAGCCGAAACCCGAACGGGCAAACAGCTGCACGGCCGGCGACAGCTGGTAGTAGAGGTTGAGCTTGGGCGACACGCGGGCCCGGGCCACGCGGCCCGCCAGCGGCGCGGTTAGGCCGGTGGCCTCATCAGTCCGCCGGCCCCGGAAATCGAAGGTGAAAAAGTCGGCCCGCACCGCCGCGTTCACCGTGAGGCGGTCGGTCAGGGTCAGGGTTTCATCGAGGTATACGTTGATGTTCTGCTCGAACAGCCGGCCCGTGCTGATGGTATCGAGCGTTTCGCGCCGCACGGTGTGGCGCAGGCCCAGCGTCGAGAAATCGTTGCGGGTGCCCACGCCCAGCGTGCTGTGCAGCGCGCGCGCCCCAAGCTGGTCGTCGCGCTCATACGTGGCCGTGTAGCCGAAGAGGTTCCGGTCGTCGGTCTGGTTGATTTCGTCGCCGTTTATCGAGTCGTGCAGGAAGAAAGTGAAGTTGGAAAACAGGCTGAAATCGTACTTCGAATAATACGCCTGCTGGCGCAACACGGCATCGTGCGGCAGCGCGGTGGTGAGCACCACGCTGGCGTTGGTGCGGCTGGTGCGGCCGCCCTCGGTGGGGTCGATGCTGCCGTAGCGCGAGATAATGCCCTGCTCGATGCCGCGCTCCGGAATCTGCCCGCTGGCGTCCCAGTTCGAGGTGAAGTGCGAGCCCAGCACCGTGAGCGCCGTTTTGTCGGAGAGCTGGCCGGTGTATTTAGCCATGCCATTGAAGCGCTTGAAGTGCTGCGGCTGGTCGAAATACGAGTTGGTGAAGTTGTACTCGGCCGCCACGTAGGCGCTTTCAGGGCGCTTGCTGAGCAGGTGGTGGTCCGGCCCCAGCAGGTCCAGCATCACCAGCGCCCGGCGGGTAGCAAACTGGCCCACTTCGAGCTTCACCTGGCTGTGCTCCAGTCGGGTTTTGGTGCTGAACTCGCCCGCGCCAGCCGTGGCAAAATCGCCGAACCGGGCCGTATACGGACCCTTATACACCTTCAATTGCTCCACCGTTTCGGGAATTACGAAGTGAAAATCGGCGTAGCCCTGGCCGTGGGCGTGGCTCACCATGTTCACCGGCAGCCCGTCCACGCTCACCGCGAAATCGGTGCCGTGGTCGCAGTCGAAGCCGCGCAGGAAAATTTGCTCGGCCTTGCCGCCGCCCGCGTGCTGCGCGATAAACAGGCCCGGCACGAGGCGCAACAAGTCCTGCGCCGAGTTCACGGGCCGCAGCAGCTGGTCGATGTGCAAGATGGCGGCCAGGCTCTGGTTGGGGTCGCGGGGCTGGCTTACGGTCACCTCGGCCAGGCTGAGCGTGGTGGTGGCCACGCGCACGTTGAGGCGCTGGGTTTCGCCGGCTTTCAGCATCACGGGCACGGCCTGGGCGCGGTAGCCGAGGGCCCCCACCCGCAACGTGTAGGCTGCGGGCTTGAGGTCGCTCAGCCGAAAATTGCCCAGCGCATCGGTGGCTGTGCTGCCGGGCTGGCCTTGCAGCCCTACGCTCACGCCCGCCAGCGGCTGGCCCGAGAGGGAGTCGGCCACGGTGCCGCGCAGCGTGGCGGTGCCCTGCGCCCGCGCCGGGCAGGTCAATAAAAACAGCCCGAGAACAAGCCCCCAGGCCGATAAAGCAGTAAGAAGTTGTTTCATCTAGTCGGAAATCAAGGCGGCTGGCTGGCGGCGCCGAAGCACCGCCCACCAGCAGCTCATTTGAATAAAAGGGAAGAATAGGCCGACTAGAAATTGGCCTTGCTCATGCAGTTGGCGCGGCACTGCGCCCGGTGCTGTGCCTGCTGCTGCGCCAGGTGGTCGCGCTGCTGGTCGCGCAGGGCCGTCTCACTGATGGCTGGCAGTGTCCGGCTGTTGCCCGCATCAAACAACGAGCTGGCAATGCGGCCCGCCGAGGGCAGCTGCACGCGGGAGATAACGCCCGTAGCGCCCGCTACGGGTTGGAGAGAATTGGCCCGGAAAATCATGGAATGAGGAGTTGAACGCGCCCAGGCACGGTAGCCCGGCAGGCTGCGTCGGATTATTGGATAAGAGGAAGTGGCACGACCAGCTAATCGCAGCCGCGCCCGGTGGCAACAGCTGGAATCGAACCCAACCGCAGCCAAAACTCAACTTATCCCCGACGGGGCGGCAACTCAATCTGGCCCCGATAGCCCACGGGCACGGCCACTACGCGGGCTGCACACCGGGCCCCGGCAGCAGTAAAAACCGGCCGTACAAACGCCACCCGCAGCTCCGTGAGGCAGTGCGTATCCAGGCCTTTGAGGGAGGTAAGCAGCTGTTGCAAAGGCGGCCGCTCGCCGGTTTTTTTCACGGTGTATTGCACGCCGTTGCAATCATCGAAACAGCCCAGACGCAGGGTGTGGCGCAGTTGGCAATCGTGGCTGTGCACGTAGGCAAAGGGCCGGTCAATCACCCGCGCCGGACGCTCCACGAGGCCCGCTCCCACTACCAGCAGGTAGTTGAGCAGCAGCAGCAGCGTGAAGTACGGGCGGAGGGCCATGAGTGCGGGGTGGGCTTGCGCTATCTACGGCGAAAAGGCCCGGCGAGGGTGTGCGAATTTCAATTTATTATTCAGGCAAAAAACACCCGCTCTACGGTCCAGTAAGCCGCTATCAGGCCGATAACCACCGACACCGGAATCACGACCCGCTGCTTGTACCAGCTCTTATCGGCCACCCAGCGGCCTACCAGCGCCCAGCACAGCAATATCACCGAAACCTGGCCCAGCTCCACGCCCACATTGAAGGAAATGAGCGAGCCGAAATAGTCTTTCTGCGGCAGCCCCAAGCCCGTGAGGGCGCTGGCAAAGCCCATGCCGTGCACCAGCCCAAAGCCAAACACAATGACAAGCCGCCACGGGTTGAGCTTGTCGGTAATAATGTTCTCAATGGCCACAAACAGGATGGACAGCGCAATAATCGGCTCGATAACCGACGACGGTGGCTGAATAAACCCGTACATGGCCAGCCCCAGCGTGATGGAGTGCGCCACCGTAAACGCCGTGGCCTGCATGAGCACCGGCTTCAGGCGCGGCTCCAGAATGTAGAGACTGATGATGAAGAGAATATGGTCGAACCCGAGCGGAATGATATGCGTGAAGCCTAGCTGCAGGTAAGTCCAGAAAATCTCGGTGCGCGAGAGCTTGCTCAGGTCCGTGTTGAGGACGTGCGCGGCGGCTGGCAACGCCACCAGCAGCGGCAGGGCCACCAGGGCGCGGCGCGGCAGACGCATTCCTCGCAACGGGAAAAGGGTTGTCATAGGTAGGGTGCGGGGCTTGCCCCCGCCCGTCGTTGAACGGAATTATTATGGAGCGAACGGCGGGCGGGGGCAAGCCCCGCACCCTACCGCGCCGCCAGCAGCTTCTTGCCTTCCGCTTCTACTTCAGGATTGAGGTAAGGCGCGGTTTTCAGCGAGTTCTCAATCAGCGCCTGGCCCTCGGCCATCTTACCCATCTTACTCATAATGAGGCCCGCGCGGCACAGCAGCACCGGGTTTTTCGAGCCCGTGCGGCGGGCCACCTGCATGTACTTCTGGGCTTCGGCGTACTGCCCGCGCTTGTAGAGCACCCAAGCCATAGTTTCGTTCACATCGATATTGTCGGGGCGGCGGGCGTACTCTATTTTGGCGTGCTCCAGGGCCTTGTCCAACTCATTGGTTTTCAGGTAGGCGTAAGCCAACTCGCGGTCAGCATAGTGGCCCATCTCCTCGTTGCTGTCGGCCTCCTTGGCGGCATTGGCCAACATATCGATGGACTCCTTGGCCATTTTATCAGCTTCGTCGGGCTGGCCGTTCTGGCGGTACAGGTCGGTCAGCTCATCGGCAAAAGCATAGTCTTTCACCGTGATACGGGCTTCCTGATACAGCTTGATGGCACGCGGGTAATCCTTGCGGGCCGCCGCCATGCGGCCCAGGCCGGCCAGCGCATACGCGTAGCCGGGGCGGGCCGCCAGGGCCATGAGGTAGTAGCCCCGGGCACGGGCCGTGTCGCCGCTCACTTCGTAGAGGTGGCCGAGGGCCACGCGAGTCCATTCGGTTTGCTCCAGGCCAATGTAGCCGGCTTTGGCGGCCATATCCATAGCCTGAATGGCCCCGGGCACGTCGCCGTAAATCTCGCGCAGGTAGCTCACCCGGGCGTAGGCCGGCAGGTCGGGGCGCACCTGGTTCATCTTGTCGGCCATTTTAATGGCTTCCTCGTAATGGCCCATTTCCACATTGGCGTCGGTCAGCAGGCCATACACGAAGCCGCTGTTGGGGTTGAGCTTCTGGGCCTGCTCGGCAATGCCGAGGCCCTGGGCGAAGTGGTGCTGCGTGAGGCAGAGCGAGGCTTTGCAGCACAGGGCCTCAAAGTTTTCGGGCTCGGCGGCCAGCACCTGCTCCAGCAGGTTCATGGCGGCGCCGTCGTAATACGGGTGGTCGCCGGTCACGCGGCCCTCCTGCATGTAGGCCTGGGCCAGCAGCAGGCGGCTCTTCTGGTCCTTGGGGTTAGTGCGCAGCTTAGCCAGCAGGCCCTCAATGGCCGCTTTGGTGTTCAGCCATTCGTTGCCAACCGACAGGCTACCGCGCCGGTCTTTCAGCTCCGGCGTGCGAACCTCCGGCTTTTTAAAGAAAAAAATGGCAGCCGCCATTACGCCGAAAACGACTAATAGACTGGGGTATAAGTACTTTTTCAAGACAGAGAAAGATGACAGAGTGGAGGAGTAGCCGTAAAAATAACGCCTAAAGAAAGAGCCGCCGCCAGTCCAGACAAGGACTAAACGACGGCTCTTTTCAATTAGCTTCTAGTGCCGATTACTGGCGCTCGATGCGTACCGATTGTACCACGGTGCTGCCGTTGTACAGCGTCGCGATGTACTGGCCGGGAGCCACATCGCGGCCCGGCGTCCATACCAACTCGTTGGCACCTGCGCCGAAGGATTTGTCCTTGGCAATAGTAGCCACCTTGCGGCCAGCCACGTCGCTGATAACAATGCTCATCGTGCCTTTGGTAGGCAGCTCAAAGCGCAGCGTGGTGCGGTCGGCGAAGGGGTTGGGGTAGGCCTGAGCCACGGTCAGGTTAGGCGACAATCCGAGGCCCGAAGCACGCTGAGCCAGAGCTATGCGCTGAGCATTGGTGCCGCTCCAGGGCGTCTGCGAGTACGGGAACGCAGCTTTGAACGTCGTATCGTTGGCAGTTACGCCAGCGTTGAAGGTCAGCACGTTGCCCAACTGTGGGGTAACGGGGTTAGCGGAGCCAGCAGCGTAGTCGTCGTACCACAGGCCGATGGCGGCCAGTACCACACCACCCACGGCTTGCAGCTCGATGCGGGTCACGTCATCCTCGAGGCGACGACCGTTCGGGAAGCCGTCCATGTTGGGGATGTTCTGCACGGCCGTGCTGCCGTTGTAGGTCGTGTTCGTCAGGCCCAGTACAGCGGCGGCCAGCAGGCCTTCCGAGCTGAAGTTAGCCGAGTTACGAGCCGTAGGCGGTACGGCCATGTTCAGGCGCAGCATGTCGCCACCGGGGTTGCTTGCCGAGCCACCCACCAACAGGAAGTTATTGATGAAGGGCTTGCCAGCGGCCAGCGGGTTACCGTTTTTGCCGGTTGCCAGCTGATAAGGAGGGTAATTGGGTACACCAGTATGGAAAATCGGCAGGATATCGACCGAGCGCGGCTTGCCGGCACGTAGCAGGTACGCGCCATAAGGAGCAGGACCAGTAGTGGCCAGCGCCGTGCCGTTCAGGACAGCATTGCCAGCCAGGCCGCTCAGGCCGGCAGCACCGTTGCGGAAGTCGAAACCAGCAGGGGGCAGACCGGCGGTGCCGGCCAGCGACTTGCTCTGAATACGCAGCGGGCCGAGGCCCGGTACCGCCTCACCGTAGTAAGTCTGGCCAGCCGGCTTGGGAGCCGTCGTAGCCGAAGGCGTGTTATCGGCCATGTACAGGCCCAGCTCCGGGTTCGACAGGTATTCGTCCGTAGCGGCAACCTCGGCGTAAGGAGTGCCCGCGTTCCAGGCATCCTTAGCTCCGATGGGGTTGATTACTTCGTTCAGCAAAGGCATACCGATGCGCGATACCTGCACATAGTTGCCCGATACGGTAGACGCAGCACCCGTGGCCGAAAGTACCCGGGTAGCCGGACGGCTGGCCGAAGCCCACACACCGATGATGTAGTTGGAATCGAGAATGTTGGTTGCGCTGGTCAGGGCAGCAGTGCCCGTCTTGGCCAGCACCGTTACCGGAATTTGCAGCGCAATGGCGTGGGTGTTCTTGCGAGCGAGGCCATCGCGGGCTGCGCCGGGGGCACGAATGCCGCCCAGGTCGAAGATGCCGCCCAGGTCAGCAAAGAACGGGTCGTCGGTGGCACCGCAGAAGATTTTGGTACCGTCCGGCAGCGTCATAATGGCGTTGTTCATCAACGTAGCATACGTGGCCGCCTGGTTCAAGCCAGCAGCACCATTGATGGAGCGCGGGCCGACGTTGGGGGGAGGTACGATGCCTGTACCCACGGTTACGTTGGTGAAAGCACCACCACCTACGCTTTTTTCGACGATGTAAGTAGTCTTCAGGTTCTGCATACCCAGACGGATATTGAAGAACGTGGTGGGGTCCTGGTTGGCACGGGTGAACGTGAAACGGTACGTGATGTCGTCGCCGGCCGTAGCCGAGTTGTTTTTCACGTGAATTTCGTAGCGGATGTTCTCGCCGAAGGTGTTGTAGTTAGGTCCGCCCTGGGGCAGCTCCAACGGAATGTAGTTGGCAATGATGGTTACGCTGGCGGCACCGTCGTTGTTAGGCGAGTCGGGGCTACGGAAGGCGTACAGGTCGGTGTTATCAGCCAACGGGTCGTCGGCGATGAGCGGAGCTTCGCGGTGGCTGGAGGCCTCCAGCGTGTTGTGCTGGCTGCTTAGGGCCACCACACCTCCTGCCGCGGTTGCGAGCAGAGCAGCCTGGAACAGAGGACGAGTAAGTAAATTTTTCATAAAAAACTTTTGGGAAATGGGTTGGAGGTGTGGTGTAAGGAAACCTGAAATGAATTGTAAGCTAGACTGTACAACCATCAAAACCTTATGTCGAAGCTGTTTAGAAAGTCCCCGAACGGTGATGCAGAGCGCAGCGCAGCATCTTGCTCGCATCGTCAGGCCCGTTCAACGATGCGAGCAAGATGCTGCGCTGCGCTCTGCATCACCGTTTGAGTACCTTTTGTGACTTTCTAAACAACTCCGTCATGTGGCCTTTTCGAGCTTGACTACACAGCTGTTCTTTCTCTACGTTCAGACTCGCAACTTCGGTTTTGATTTTTCTAATAATAGTTCAATAAGATTTTGGCAAGTCCTGTTCATATGCTTTGAGGCCCTTTACCATCCCACAGGAGGGCGGGCTTTACCCCGTACTTTTGCAACGCGCTTTTTGGCACCTTTTATTTTCATTTTTCGGGTTACCGGTAGTGGTAGCCCCTCGTTTATATGGCTACAGTATCAATCAATCTGGCCACCGGCAGCTTTCAGCAGGAAGAAATCATTGTCGGCATCGACCTGGGCACCACCAATAGCCTTGTGGCCTACGTGCACCCCGAAAGCCGCCAGCCCGCCGCCATAAATGATTTGGGCCGGGGCACCATTGTGCCATCGGTGGTACATTTTCCCGCCGATAGGGCCGACCCCATCGTTGGTACCGATGCGCGTGAGTACCTCCTCACCGACCCGCAGCGCACCATCTACTCCGTGAAGCGCCTGCTGGGCAAAAGCTACCGCGACCTGGGCCAGCACGCCAGCCAGCTCGGCTACAAGGTTATCGACGATAATTCCGAAGGCTTGGTAAAAATCCGGGTCGATGACCGGTTCTTCTCCCCTATTGAGCTTTCGGCGGATATCCTGCGGGAGTTGCGGGCCCGCGCCGAGCACGCCCTCAAAACCCCGGTAAACCGCGCCGTTATCACCGTGCCGGCTTATTTCAACGACTCGCAGCGCCAGGCCACGCGTGATGCGGGCCGTCTGGCCGGCCTCGAAGTGCTGCGCATCGTGAACGAGCCTACGGCGGCGGCCCTGGCCTACGGCATCGGCCTCGACCCCGACGAGGAGAAAACCGTGGCCGTGTACGACCTCGGCGGCGGCACCTTCGATATCAGCATTCTGCGCATTCAGCAGGGCATTTTTGAGGTACTGAGCACCAACGGCGACACCTACCTCGGGGGCGACGACCTCGACCGCGCTGTGGTGGACCATTGGACGGCCACCTTCGGCCTTTCGGATACCTTCCACACCAACCCGCACCTGCAGCAGCAGCTGCGCCTGGCCGCCGAGATAGCCAAGAAATACCTCAGCCAGCACGACGATTTTACGACCCACCTCACCGATGAGGCCGGCCGCAACATCCCCGTTACGCTTACCCGCACGCAATTCGATGCGCTGATTCGCCCGCTGGTGGACCGCACCATTGCCGCCTGCCGCCAGGCCCTGGCCGATGCTAAGCTCGAAACCAAACTGGATGCCGTACTGCTGGTAGGCGGCTCCACCCGCGTGCCGCTGGTGTACGACGCGGTTTCGGAGTTCTTCGGGCAGCCGGCTAATAACTCGCTGAATCCGGATGAGGTGGTGGCCCTGGGCGCAGCCATTCAGGCCGATATTTTGGCCGGCAACCGGCGCGACGTGCTGCTGCTCGATGTGACGCCGCTCACGCTGGGCATCGAAACGCTGGGCGGCCTGCTGGACCCAATTATCCCGCGCAACTCGAAAATCCCAACCAAGGCCGGCCGCCAGTACACCACCAGCGTGGATGGGCAGGTGAACCTGAAAATCGCCGTGTACCAAGGCGAGCGCGACCTCGTGAGCCAGAACCGCAAGCTGGGCGAATTCATCCTCACTGGCATCCCGGCCATGCCCGCCGGCCTGCCCAAGGTCGATGTGAACTTCCTGCTGAACGCCGATGGCATCCTGCAAGTGGAAGCCATCGAGCTGCGCTCCAACACGCGCCAGCAGGTGGAAATAAAGCCCCAGTACGGCCTCACCGATGAGCAAGTGGAGCAGATGCTGATGGATTCGCTGGTGAATGCCAAGGACGATGTAGCCGCGCGCTTGCTC
This region includes:
- a CDS encoding T9SS type A sorting domain-containing protein, coding for MTGRRDAAVLANTKEVPTAEVLVYPNPTAADRIDVVITANREQAATVQLHDLTGRLVHQETVRLYNGTNELRLGVKKTLPAGIYQLSVPEFHVSQKVAVQ
- the hscA gene encoding Fe-S protein assembly chaperone HscA, whose translation is MATVSINLATGSFQQEEIIVGIDLGTTNSLVAYVHPESRQPAAINDLGRGTIVPSVVHFPADRADPIVGTDAREYLLTDPQRTIYSVKRLLGKSYRDLGQHASQLGYKVIDDNSEGLVKIRVDDRFFSPIELSADILRELRARAEHALKTPVNRAVITVPAYFNDSQRQATRDAGRLAGLEVLRIVNEPTAAALAYGIGLDPDEEKTVAVYDLGGGTFDISILRIQQGIFEVLSTNGDTYLGGDDLDRAVVDHWTATFGLSDTFHTNPHLQQQLRLAAEIAKKYLSQHDDFTTHLTDEAGRNIPVTLTRTQFDALIRPLVDRTIAACRQALADAKLETKLDAVLLVGGSTRVPLVYDAVSEFFGQPANNSLNPDEVVALGAAIQADILAGNRRDVLLLDVTPLTLGIETLGGLLDPIIPRNSKIPTKAGRQYTTSVDGQVNLKIAVYQGERDLVSQNRKLGEFILTGIPAMPAGLPKVDVNFLLNADGILQVEAIELRSNTRQQVEIKPQYGLTDEQVEQMLMDSLVNAKDDVAARLLIEARTAAEQLLYQVSNFTRKNRQHLTETELTATAAQVAIVQAALAGTERDPILKAMDELDELTRPYAERVMNISIQQAMAGKKIG
- a CDS encoding tetratricopeptide repeat protein, with the protein product MKKYLYPSLLVVFGVMAAAIFFFKKPEVRTPELKDRRGSLSVGNEWLNTKAAIEGLLAKLRTNPKDQKSRLLLAQAYMQEGRVTGDHPYYDGAAMNLLEQVLAAEPENFEALCCKASLCLTQHHFAQGLGIAEQAQKLNPNSGFVYGLLTDANVEMGHYEEAIKMADKMNQVRPDLPAYARVSYLREIYGDVPGAIQAMDMAAKAGYIGLEQTEWTRVALGHLYEVSGDTARARGYYLMALAARPGYAYALAGLGRMAAARKDYPRAIKLYQEARITVKDYAFADELTDLYRQNGQPDEADKMAKESIDMLANAAKEADSNEEMGHYADRELAYAYLKTNELDKALEHAKIEYARRPDNIDVNETMAWVLYKRGQYAEAQKYMQVARRTGSKNPVLLCRAGLIMSKMGKMAEGQALIENSLKTAPYLNPEVEAEGKKLLAAR
- a CDS encoding DUF4331 family protein → MKNLLTRPLFQAALLATAAGGVVALSSQHNTLEASSHREAPLIADDPLADNTDLYAFRSPDSPNNDGAASVTIIANYIPLELPQGGPNYNTFGENIRYEIHVKNNSATAGDDITYRFTFTRANQDPTTFFNIRLGMQNLKTTYIVEKSVGGGAFTNVTVGTGIVPPPNVGPRSINGAAGLNQAATYATLMNNAIMTLPDGTKIFCGATDDPFFADLGGIFDLGGIRAPGAARDGLARKNTHAIALQIPVTVLAKTGTAALTSATNILDSNYIIGVWASASRPATRVLSATGAASTVSGNYVQVSRIGMPLLNEVINPIGAKDAWNAGTPYAEVAATDEYLSNPELGLYMADNTPSATTAPKPAGQTYYGEAVPGLGPLRIQSKSLAGTAGLPPAGFDFRNGAAGLSGLAGNAVLNGTALATTGPAPYGAYLLRAGKPRSVDILPIFHTGVPNYPPYQLATGKNGNPLAAGKPFINNFLLVGGSASNPGGDMLRLNMAVPPTARNSANFSSEGLLAAAVLGLTNTTYNGSTAVQNIPNMDGFPNGRRLEDDVTRIELQAVGGVVLAAIGLWYDDYAAGSANPVTPQLGNVLTFNAGVTANDTTFKAAFPYSQTPWSGTNAQRIALAQRASGLGLSPNLTVAQAYPNPFADRTTLRFELPTKGTMSIVISDVAGRKVATIAKDKSFGAGANELVWTPGRDVAPGQYIATLYNGSTVVQSVRIERQ
- a CDS encoding HupE/UreJ family protein, with the translated sequence MTTLFPLRGMRLPRRALVALPLLVALPAAAHVLNTDLSKLSRTEIFWTYLQLGFTHIIPLGFDHILFIISLYILEPRLKPVLMQATAFTVAHSITLGLAMYGFIQPPSSVIEPIIALSILFVAIENIITDKLNPWRLVIVFGFGLVHGMGFASALTGLGLPQKDYFGSLISFNVGVELGQVSVILLCWALVGRWVADKSWYKQRVVIPVSVVIGLIAAYWTVERVFFA
- a CDS encoding TonB-dependent receptor produces the protein MKQLLTALSAWGLVLGLFLLTCPARAQGTATLRGTVADSLSGQPLAGVSVGLQGQPGSTATDALGNFRLSDLKPAAYTLRVGALGYRAQAVPVMLKAGETQRLNVRVATTTLSLAEVTVSQPRDPNQSLAAILHIDQLLRPVNSAQDLLRLVPGLFIAQHAGGGKAEQIFLRGFDCDHGTDFAVSVDGLPVNMVSHAHGQGYADFHFVIPETVEQLKVYKGPYTARFGDFATAGAGEFSTKTRLEHSQVKLEVGQFATRRALVMLDLLGPDHHLLSKRPESAYVAAEYNFTNSYFDQPQHFKRFNGMAKYTGQLSDKTALTVLGSHFTSNWDASGQIPERGIEQGIISRYGSIDPTEGGRTSRTNASVVLTTALPHDAVLRQQAYYSKYDFSLFSNFTFFLHDSINGDEINQTDDRNLFGYTATYERDDQLGARALHSTLGVGTRNDFSTLGLRHTVRRETLDTISTGRLFEQNINVYLDETLTLTDRLTVNAAVRADFFTFDFRGRRTDEATGLTAPLAGRVARARVSPKLNLYYQLSPAVQLFARSGFGFHSNDARGVIQGVNANVLPRAIGSEIGSTFKPLPSLVVNAALWSLYLQDELVYVGDDAVVESTGPTQRYGLDLSVRYQLGSRLFLDGDFNYNHGRQLDAPEKANYIPLAPTFTSTGGLTYKVPKGWSGSLRYRHIDSRPANDDGSIRAKGYFLLDAVLAYTTPRFQIGTSAENLLNVEWNQAQFATQTRLPAEPAVGVDELHFTPGTPFYAKLNVSVFF